The Branchiostoma lanceolatum isolate klBraLanc5 chromosome 3, klBraLanc5.hap2, whole genome shotgun sequence DNA segment AGAAAACACCACAATCCAAAGATGAGCCTGTTCTTCCAATACGATTACGGGGCAAACGTTCTCAACAGCCCTCGGTACGACCACCGAAGGATGCCGATGAGATACGAGGTCATATTCCTAATTCCTTTTAGGCTCCGCATGTTTGTCTTTTGCTAGAAATTTGAACAATGAAATTGCCTTTTCTGTTTTTCGTAGGGCATAGTGCAGGAGAAGTTAAAGTATTCTAGTTATGTCATAGTACATAGTCTCTGCCTAGATGATTACCCCCCCAAAATATGACACAGCCATGGCACTTTTTCGCGCGATGCCGCATTATGATAATGTCCATAAGTGGTAAGGACTATGAGAGGCATAGATCGTTATGAAATACAAATTTGGATATCGTGAATATTAAGGTACTTGAAGAACGCAGCCATCTGACAACACTTAAATTGAGGCGGAATAAAAGTGTCTACTTAAAACGAATGAAATGGTTTCCATCATCCCCTTTTCCTAATGTCTAGCTAATTATATCATTAAGGACATACAACCGGCGGCCTGATATGGAACAACGCTCAAGTCAACGCTCCTAGATCCTGTCTAGATCTTGGTAGATGGTACTGCTCGTATTTGGTCATCGTATATTTGAcgaagtatacatgtatacagtccAGGAATATGTATACGTCGATACATTTCTTGTAAACTTCTCTTTAGTTACGTAATTACACATCCATGCTGTGCCCAATGATGTACACATTGAGTGAGGGACCGGAGTGTAAGTTTGTCAAACTCACTAAGTACCCGTGTCATTGATGCCATAATGCCATTTTGATAGAGCACGAGCTATAGAAGGTTAAAATAATTGTGTTTGTGTCCAACAGAAAATGGACCCGTCTATGACGGCCCGTGCCTTGCTCTCTGATTCGGGGCCGAACTACTTTCGCAGGACGCCGCGGGCCGCCTTCAAGCCAAGCTACGACGCACCGAGGTAACCAAGTGAGATTACTAGTCATACCGACCAAGCAAATTACTAGTTATAccccaaaaatatttactcaagcaactggataaattttgaaacagtcagacgtttcagacagcatccgttatttttcgtcagtgactttcCTGTCCTTCCTTTCCAAAGCTAtcaaactatttttggcgtatcttattacctggatgtctaaccttcatcaacgtactagTTATACTGACCAAGCAACATACTAGTTCCGACCAAGCAAATTACTAGTTATATTGACCAAGCAAATTACTATCATACTGACCAAGCAAGCAAATTTGTATGATCTGCACGCTCAATGATTCTCAATGTTGGACGAGTTGAAAAATTTCCCATTTACCTTCGATCTGCTGGTGTTTTTCGTCCTTAATGTAATTTAGCAAGTCTTAGCGATGTTATGAAGTCTACGTATCACCAAAATGAACGTTGTTGACAAGTAGTTAACAATATACGAACACATAAGCTTGACTTCGACCCTTTGGTCGGTGCTATAGCCTTATTGTCGACGAGGTGTTGAACAAAGAAAGGAACTTAGAAGCTTTTCATTTACTGATGACAGTATCAAGAGAAAAACTCACCATTCGTTTCATTTGAAATCCAGGCCGAGGCGTTTTGACCCGTCCAAATACGGGGACGACGACTTCGACCGTTTCAGCGTAGGGCGCCGAACCCCGCCCCGGACCCCGCCCAGGTCCCGTCGCTACTCGGAGAGCGAGGACTTCGACAGCACACCGGTTCGGCTGGGGAGGAGGGGCAGCTTTTCAGGCTCACTAAGGTGTTGTCATATTCAGCACCTAGAAGATGTATAGCAAAAGTCTGTCTTATGCTCctggtgctcgcacgattagctcacaaTGTCTATTTGTTatcgggtcccgcgttgattttaattccgagttaaaatgattcggggtcccgaccGGGCCCTAAAATAGGCCGACAGTAGCAGGgagtcccacggggccacgtagggttCACGCCCGAAGGTGCCCCCAAATATCCCGTCAACTACCAAGCGGGgccccctttttccaattgggacctaagcataacagAAAGGCTTAGGAGCTACAGCGCTATAAACACAGACTCTATAGAAACTCAAGCAACCAGACATCACCACTACAAAGACAGTATTGCTTGTCGAAGTGCCGTTAGTTATCATTGATGACGTTACACAATTACACGCTATTGCGGTTCTATGGAGACATGTAGAAGAACACTTATAATGACACACATCGATTCCAGCGGTCTTTTCGGAGATTCTCAAAGTGCTATCTTTTCAGCTATGAACAAGAGGAAAAGTTTGATGACATCCTTGACCCGGAGAGTTTCGGAATTCCTCGTAGACCATGGTCATACCGAAGGCGACACGAAGAGAAAAAGGTGTACATGCCCAAAGGCAAGTCATTTACCACCATTTATTGAAATATTACATCGCAATGACCATTGACCAATGGATTGATGTAGCACTGTGGCAGGTTTTTAGAGGAAGTTAACCCAGGCATCAGTAACGTATGATAGACTAACAACgtagttacgttgatgaaggttatgcgtgggtcacatttcccagccgggacccggccgggctgtttgcggaaacgaacaattaaaatgtatatcaataaatatgcacaagctatgctcttgaataattttggtacgttttgtgtcttttatatcatactttttgttcccaaatgctgcccggccgggccccggattgaaaatgtgacccaagcataagacatccaggtacatgtaataagatacgccaaataacagtcactcaagcaactggatacaattttgaaacaacttAGTTGTCTGTCTTAGATGTATATTCACTCTCTTTATGCTTGTACACTATCATTTATTGTTGTTTACTTTCCATTATATTAGCCTAACGGAACGAACGACTTTACAACACACTTCGGTCAATTAATGAGAAATGACGATTAATGAAAAATCTACAGCTGTTCTGTCCTCTTCCGTAATTCTTTCTTTCCGTTTGTTCAAAAGAATGTGATACATCCCATTCAACCCTTACTATATATAAATAGGTCAATATATCAATGAATGTCTAGACCTTAGAACCAACTGTGTAAATGATgcgttggactcaacatgttgatttactcatatctattcatacaCATTAATATATAGGGTAGTTAATTTGTATCcatttgactgtttgtttgcgtatatgtaaatgtagtagaccttatgaaagtcaccgtacttttgttgtgtcgatAAAGATTCCCTATCATGTAATATCAGGAAAGCCCCCCATGTTCACTACCGGGTTGAGGACCATCACCGTGGGGAAGGGAGTCACGGCGCGGTTCACGTGCTCAGTGCGTGGCGACCCCGTGCCACGGATCAAGTGGTATCGTGATGACGAGATCATCACCCACGATGGTTTCAAATACAGGTAGTGTAAATGATGTCACTTTGAAGGCAAACGACCTTTTCCTTCTGAGGATGAAACATAATCTGCAAACAGATCTTACGggggcaaagaccgtatccaaccgTAGCCAGCGGTGGCTATGACAACTCAttttgcctgttggatacggtccttgggccgttagatctgcttggagattagaaacatatatgatcatatataAATGTCCTGATATCTGTGGATATCTGCAATGACTAGATAACTGCCAGACTTAAGGATTCTGACTCATATATAGGAGATACATTTCCTTGACGTCTTTGTGACAGCTCTTGAGGTAACAGATGAACAGCCACCCCTTTGCATATGAGCTTGTTGGTGGTCAGATATTCTCACTGAAGCTAGCAATCGATACGTTGATAAGTCACCAAAAACTTATGCCGTAACAATGGGCCATTAATCTATAGCTAGAAACTATTATTCTCAAAGCAGCGCATGATAAAATTGCGGTCACTACTAGCCCCCCGGCCCGATcgaaatctctgcttggagaataggaaaTGATGGTTTAACTGTATTTCCAGGATCTATGATGTTTGCGGCGTGATGACGCTGGAGGTACGTCACGCCAATGTTCGTGACACCGGGTACTACACCTGCATGGCCATCAACGACTCCGGGACCCGCACCACCGTCGGGAGGCTGTACGTGTCCGGTACGTAACACGGTGCGCCTTTTCTATGACTCCAGGGGTCTAATTAGGGATGAACAGATAGTCAGACATGTGGTGATGTGTGTTACCAGGCCGTTTTCTTCCTACTCTAGCTGACGTCTTATGATATTAGGTTCGTCAATTCGCacaaaccagggctgtctccaggacccaatTTGCTTGTTGGATCATGGACGGACAAACTTTTCACCCCATCCattccaaaaatctgaactttgtgACAGAAGATGGATGAAAATCAATTTccgtaagcttagaatgacagatttaacaacggaAATTGACatcatgggctcccaaacaatgagtgggacggatacaaatttaaagctggaaacagcTCTGGTACAGACATGGAAAAATGCTAACTTGGGCACATGACCTTCAAACTGGTTGGAAGGATGGCAATCATAGGCCATTACGAACAGCGTCGGTGAACAATTACTCGGAGCCCCAATACCTTTGCGACTCAGAGATAACATGgatcttctttctcttctttcaGAGAAAATCGGGGAGCAGCTTGAGAAAGCAATGGACGAAGAGATTGCAGCCAGGAAAAAGGCCGTGGCCGCCGCCGTGGCATCGGCAGTCTGGGGGGAAGGAGAGGACGCCATCGCCGCCATCAGGAACACCCTGCACGCCGCCTCGCAGGACAAGGCCATCCCGGAGGGCCCGCTCTTCGGACCGGCCAGGGAGCGGCAAGAGCTGGAGATGGGAGACGACAGGTTCGGGGAGAGAGCGGAAGTTGGAAGAGCCGGGGACGTCCAGCTCTACGACAGGGAAGAAAAGGAGGCCAAGGGCGGCCCGGGAAGGAAATTCAAGGGAGAAATCTCTGCCCATGCTTACGAAGATTATTCGGGTGCCGGTAGGAAGTTCAAGGAAAGGCCGGAGAAATGGGATGTTCAAGCCTTAAAGGAAGAATACGCTGGACCGGGGAGGAAATTCAAGGGCGACATCTCTGCTGATGCTTACGAGGATTATTCGGGTACTGGAAGGAAGTTCAAAGAAAGGCCCGAGAAATGGGATGTGCAAGCTACAAAGGAAGAATATGCTGGACCGGGTAGAAAGTTCAAGGGCGACATCTCTGCTGATGCTTACGAGGATTATTCGGGTTCCGGGAGGAAGTTCAAAGAAAGGCCCGAGAAATGGGATGTGCAAGCTACAAAGGAAGAATACGCTGGACCGGGGAGAAAGTTCAAGGGCGACATCTCTGCCGATTCGTACGAAGATTATGCCGGCCCCGGGAGAAAGTTCAAGGAAAGTCAGCCTGCTTCGATGCCGCCTAAGGCTAGTCAGCCCGCCTCGATGACGCCTAAGGCTAGTCAGCCCGCTTCGGTGACGCCAAAGGCCCAGCCCGCTTCGATGACGCCTAAGGCCAAGCCCGCTTCGATGGCTCCGGCTAAGGCCCCTCAAAAGGAAGTTGAGGGTCCCGGTAGGAAGTTTAAGGGAGAAATGTCAGCAGATGCATATGCAGATTACCAAGGCCCGGGCAGGAAGTTCAAAGAGCCTGAGAAGAAGGTAGAGCCCAAAGCTCCTCCACCTCCGCCCGCACCACCAGCTACGGCACCAGCGGGCAAAGCAACACCTTTCGCCGCGGCCAAGAAGACCAACCCTTACCTCAAGCTGAGCCAGACCAGAGTGGAAGCCAAGGTCGGTGAGA contains these protein-coding regions:
- the LOC136430007 gene encoding myosin light chain kinase, smooth muscle-like isoform X3, which translates into the protein MSLFFQYDYGANVLNSPRYDHRRMPMRYEKMDPSMTARALLSDSGPNYFRRTPRAAFKPSYDAPRPRRFDPSKYGDDDFDRFSVGRRTPPRTPPRSRRYSESEDFDSTPVRLGRRGSFSGSLSYEQEEKFDDILDPESFGIPRRPWSYRRRHEEKKVYMPKGKPPMFTTGLRTITVGKGVTARFTCSVRGDPVPRIKWYRDDEIITHDGFKYRIYDVCGVMTLEVRHANVRDTGYYTCMAINDSGTRTTVGRLYVSEKIGEQLEKAMDEEIAARKKAVAAAVASAVWGEGEDAIAAIRNTLHAASQDKAIPEGPLFGPARERQELEMGDDRFGERAEVGRAGDVQLYDREEKEAKGGPGRKFKGEISAHAYEDYSGAGRKFKERPEKWDVQALKEEYAGPGRKFKGDISADAYEDYSGTGRKFKERPEKWDVQATKEEYAGPGRKFKGDISADAYEDYSGSGRKFKERPEKWDVQATKEEYAGPGRKFKGDISADSYEDYAGPGRKFKESQPASMPPKASQPASMTPKAKPASMAPAKAPQKEVEGPGRKFKGEMSADAYADYQGPGRKFKEPEKKVEPKAPPPPPAPPATAPAGKATPFAAAKKTNPYLKLSQTRVEAKVGEKVEFACFATGDPIPGVEWRKGSSILPSSGRYDLYEDDDEIVYFVIRKVVAKDAGIYTCHTSNTKGTVTGDVELVVRS
- the LOC136430007 gene encoding myosin light chain kinase, smooth muscle-like isoform X1 — encoded protein: MSLFFQYDYGANVLNSPRYDHRRMPMRYEKMDPSMTARALLSDSGPNYFRRTPRAAFKPSYDAPRPRRFDPSKYGDDDFDRFSVGRRTPPRTPPRSRRYSESEDFDSTPVRLGRRGSFSGSLSYEQEEKFDDILDPESFGIPRRPWSYRRRHEEKKVYMPKGKPPMFTTGLRTITVGKGVTARFTCSVRGDPVPRIKWYRDDEIITHDGFKYRIYDVCGVMTLEVRHANVRDTGYYTCMAINDSGTRTTVGRLYVSEKIGEQLEKAMDEEIAARKKAVAAAVASAVWGEGEDAIAAIRNTLHAASQDKAIPEGPLFGPARERQELEMGDDRFGERAEVGRAGDVQLYDREEKEAKGGPGRKFKGEISAHAYEDYSGAGRKFKERPEKWDVQALKEEYAGPGRKFKGDISADAYEDYSGTGRKFKERPEKWDVQATKEEYAGPGRKFKGDISADAYEDYSGSGRKFKERPEKWDVQATKEEYAGPGRKFKGDISADSYEDYAGPGRKFKESQPASMPPKASQPASMTPKASQPASVTPKAQPASMTPKAKPASMAPAKAPQKEVEGPGRKFKGEMSADAYADYQGPGRKFKEPEKKVEPKAPPPPPAPPATAPAGKATPFAAAKKTNPYLKLSQTRVEAKVGEKVEFACFATGDPIPGVEWRKGSSILPSSGRYDLYEDDDEIVYFVIRKVVAKDAGIYTCHTSNTKGTVTGDVELVVRS
- the LOC136430007 gene encoding myosin light chain kinase, smooth muscle-like isoform X2; the protein is MSLFFQYDYGANVLNSPRYDHRRMPMRYEKMDPSMTARALLSDSGPNYFRRTPRAAFKPSYDAPRPRRFDPSKYGDDDFDRFSVGRRTPPRTPPRSRRYSESEDFDSTPVRLGRRGSFSGSLSYEQEEKFDDILDPESFGIPRRPWSYRRRHEEKKVYMPKGKPPMFTTGLRTITVGKGVTARFTCSVRGDPVPRIKWYRDDEIITHDGFKYRIYDVCGVMTLEVRHANVRDTGYYTCMAINDSGTRTTVGRLYVSEKIGEQLEKAMDEEIAARKKAVAAAVASAVWGEGEDAIAAIRNTLHAASQDKAIPEGPLFGPARERQELEMGDDRFGERAEVGRAGDVQLYDREEKEAKGGPGRKFKGEISAHAYEDYSGAGRKFKERPEKWDVQALKEEYAGPGRKFKGDISADAYEDYSGTGRKFKERPEKWDVQATKEEYAGPGRKFKGDISADAYEDYSGSGRKFKERPEKWDVQATKEEYAGPGRKFKGDISADSYEDYAGPGRKFKESQPASMPPKASQPASVTPKAQPASMTPKAKPASMAPAKAPQKEVEGPGRKFKGEMSADAYADYQGPGRKFKEPEKKVEPKAPPPPPAPPATAPAGKATPFAAAKKTNPYLKLSQTRVEAKVGEKVEFACFATGDPIPGVEWRKGSSILPSSGRYDLYEDDDEIVYFVIRKVVAKDAGIYTCHTSNTKGTVTGDVELVVRS
- the LOC136430007 gene encoding myosin light chain kinase, smooth muscle-like isoform X4, yielding MDPSMTARALLSDSGPNYFRRTPRAAFKPSYDAPRPRRFDPSKYGDDDFDRFSVGRRTPPRTPPRSRRYSESEDFDSTPVRLGRRGSFSGSLSYEQEEKFDDILDPESFGIPRRPWSYRRRHEEKKVYMPKGKPPMFTTGLRTITVGKGVTARFTCSVRGDPVPRIKWYRDDEIITHDGFKYRIYDVCGVMTLEVRHANVRDTGYYTCMAINDSGTRTTVGRLYVSEKIGEQLEKAMDEEIAARKKAVAAAVASAVWGEGEDAIAAIRNTLHAASQDKAIPEGPLFGPARERQELEMGDDRFGERAEVGRAGDVQLYDREEKEAKGGPGRKFKGEISAHAYEDYSGAGRKFKERPEKWDVQALKEEYAGPGRKFKGDISADAYEDYSGTGRKFKERPEKWDVQATKEEYAGPGRKFKGDISADAYEDYSGSGRKFKERPEKWDVQATKEEYAGPGRKFKGDISADSYEDYAGPGRKFKESQPASMPPKASQPASMTPKASQPASVTPKAQPASMTPKAKPASMAPAKAPQKEVEGPGRKFKGEMSADAYADYQGPGRKFKEPEKKVEPKAPPPPPAPPATAPAGKATPFAAAKKTNPYLKLSQTRVEAKVGEKVEFACFATGDPIPGVEWRKGSSILPSSGRYDLYEDDDEIVYFVIRKVVAKDAGIYTCHTSNTKGTVTGDVELVVRS